One genomic segment of Helianthus annuus cultivar XRQ/B chromosome 14, HanXRQr2.0-SUNRISE, whole genome shotgun sequence includes these proteins:
- the LOC110875270 gene encoding uncharacterized protein LOC110875270, translating into MNCLSINLRGVQNNRKSDWIRGLKTSYGVQFLAIQETKVQDSEAFVFNQFWGRAEYKIATVNSQGRPGGLACLWCPAVFRCDNLIHNRYFIVVSGNMFRSGCRVNLINVYAPNDAASRRAVWVEILGIRNSLQGLWIIMGDFNEVRNASERMNSEFIESNAEAFNQFILSAGLVEYNMGGGSFTYISDNGRKLSKLDRFLVCLGFMENWPNASVTALDREALDHRPIVLSIS; encoded by the coding sequence ATGAATTGTCTGTCTATTAATCTAAGGGGGGTGCAGAACAACAGGAAATCGGATTGGATTCGTGGACTTAAAACAAGTTATGGTGTTCAGTTCCTCGCAATACAGGAGACTAAAGTACAGGACTCTGAAGCCTTTGTGTTCAACCAGTTTTGGGGTAGGGCCGAATACAAGATTGCTACTGTGAACTCTCAAGGAAGGCCGGGTGGATTAGCATGTTTATGGTGTCCAGCTGTGTTCAGGTGCGATAATTTAATTCATAACAGGTACTTCATTGTTGTCTCGGGTAATATGTTTAGGTCTGGGTGTAGAGTTAATTTGATTAATGTGTATGCACCGAATGATGCGGCTAGTAGGCGCGCCGTTTGGGTGGAAATCTTGGGGATTAGGAACTCATTACAAGGGTTATGGATAATAATGGGGGATTTCAATGAGGTGCGAAATGCTAGTGAACGTATGAACTCAGAATTCATTGAATCTAATGCAGAAGCTTTTAACCAGTTTATTTTATCGGCCGGGTTGGTGGAATACAATATGGGTGGAGGAAGTTTCACTTATATATCAGACAACGGTAGAAAATTGAGTAAATTGGATCGATTTCTAGTATGTCTGGGTTTTATGGAGAATTGGCCTAATGCATCGGTCACTGCTCTTGACCGTGAAGCGTTGGACCACCGTCCTATTGTTTTATCTATCTCTTAG